From Caldicellulosiruptor hydrothermalis 108, a single genomic window includes:
- a CDS encoding carbohydrate ABC transporter permease: MDRKEKLFGYLFLLPAVLIFIFVAVIPLVQVFVFSLFDIQLNNPTKSEVSLSYKIDVENYANTLFTASSIIDGINIESLNDSQKKTIARIKSLLPMMEKSIFNTKTRIDRLNKVNDLLNNFQPVDSKLKYLPVAAKEINQYNAYVDKIINLTNSLPNTQEMNDLKQAILAFDQVIVKPNFVGLQNYSYYLKDSRLFSAVKNTLLFTVVTVFFELVFGLMLAVVMHKVANLKNVFKSIVLLPWAIPTVISALMWKFMYDGQVGILAKFFADIGLIKSPADLLSSTTNAMIAAMTADIWKTTPYIAILLVAGLQTIPESLYEAAKVDGANAVYQFFRITLPMLKPTILVALLFRTLDAFRVFDLIYVLTGGGPANSTETVSIYTYKTLFNQLDFGRGSTLAVLIFIMVTIISFIYIKILGAEVFSHQKR, from the coding sequence ATGGACAGAAAGGAAAAACTGTTTGGATATTTGTTTTTACTACCTGCGGTTTTGATATTTATCTTTGTTGCAGTAATTCCTCTTGTGCAGGTTTTTGTCTTCAGCTTATTTGACATTCAGCTCAACAACCCAACAAAAAGCGAGGTTTCTCTTTCATACAAGATAGATGTTGAAAACTATGCCAACACTCTTTTTACAGCTTCTTCGATAATTGATGGTATCAATATTGAGTCTTTAAATGATAGTCAAAAAAAGACAATTGCCAGAATAAAATCTCTATTGCCTATGATGGAAAAAAGCATTTTTAACACAAAGACCAGAATTGACAGGCTCAACAAGGTAAATGACCTTTTAAATAACTTTCAGCCGGTAGATAGCAAGCTAAAATATCTACCAGTGGCTGCTAAAGAGATAAATCAATATAATGCATATGTAGATAAAATTATAAACCTTACAAACTCTTTGCCAAACACGCAAGAGATGAATGATTTAAAACAGGCAATTTTAGCGTTTGACCAGGTGATAGTTAAACCAAACTTTGTTGGTCTTCAGAACTATAGCTACTATCTAAAAGATTCAAGGCTTTTCTCAGCCGTAAAAAATACACTTTTGTTCACAGTTGTAACAGTATTTTTTGAACTTGTTTTTGGTCTGATGCTTGCAGTTGTTATGCACAAAGTAGCAAACCTGAAAAATGTTTTCAAAAGCATTGTTCTTTTGCCCTGGGCTATTCCAACAGTTATATCAGCTTTGATGTGGAAGTTTATGTATGACGGTCAGGTTGGCATCTTGGCAAAGTTTTTTGCAGACATTGGACTTATCAAAAGCCCGGCAGACCTTTTATCAAGCACTACAAACGCAATGATAGCTGCAATGACAGCCGACATCTGGAAAACAACACCCTATATTGCAATTTTGCTTGTTGCAGGACTTCAAACAATTCCGGAGTCGCTGTATGAAGCTGCAAAAGTGGATGGAGCAAATGCGGTGTATCAATTTTTCAGGATTACACTACCGATGTTAAAACCAACCATACTTGTTGCCCTGCTTTTTAGAACTTTGGATGCATTTAGAGTATTTGACCTGATTTATGTTTTGACTGGTGGCGGACCTGCAAACTCAACAGAGACAGTCTCTATCTACACTTACAAAACTCTATTTAACCAGCTTGACTTTGGAAGAGGTTCGACTTTGGCAGTTTTGATTTTTATAATGGTGACAATCATAAGCTTTATCTATATAAAAATCCTTGGCGCTGAGGTATTCTCACATCAAAAGAGGTGA
- a CDS encoding Rpn family recombination-promoting nuclease/putative transposase, translating to MQQKVPHNQYDLTFKRLFQFKEVFLNFLRSNINREWVNRIDAESLEFVDRSFIKDEFVEKEADVIYRARLEDTDIYFYVLIEPQSTADKSMPRRLFEYMSLVWKRHMEEKADELFPPIVPIVLYNGRSSWNIPTQIFKGFDIFKDDMFNYILVDVNRLDDEKLRSRLDLLSIILYLEKSRRNAEEFVEKLSEVSEYVCKLPQPQLKVFCSWLLRIVKPQVREEMKSRIDELLEKIEAEGVEDVGEFIFNVQQLIQEYYKEAEEKGKEKGYEEGIQEGIQKGIQEGIQRKEEEIVRRLIQKGFDDNFIAEATGVEIERIKKIREEYTKYS from the coding sequence ATGCAGCAGAAAGTACCGCATAACCAGTATGATTTGACGTTCAAAAGATTATTTCAATTCAAGGAAGTATTTTTAAACTTTTTAAGGAGCAATATAAATAGAGAATGGGTAAATAGAATAGATGCTGAGAGTTTAGAGTTTGTTGACAGGAGTTTTATTAAGGACGAGTTTGTAGAAAAAGAAGCAGATGTCATATATAGAGCAAGATTAGAAGATACGGACATATACTTTTATGTCTTAATAGAACCACAATCCACTGCAGACAAAAGTATGCCGAGAAGATTGTTTGAGTATATGAGCTTGGTATGGAAAAGACACATGGAAGAGAAGGCAGATGAGTTATTTCCGCCAATTGTTCCGATAGTGCTGTACAATGGTAGAAGCAGCTGGAACATACCGACCCAGATATTTAAAGGTTTTGATATATTCAAGGATGATATGTTTAACTATATCCTGGTTGATGTAAACAGGCTTGATGATGAAAAGCTAAGAAGTAGGTTAGACCTTTTAAGTATTATTCTTTATTTAGAAAAGTCAAGAAGAAATGCAGAGGAGTTTGTAGAAAAGCTCAGTGAAGTGTCAGAATATGTTTGTAAGTTACCACAGCCGCAGCTAAAAGTGTTTTGTTCATGGCTGCTCAGGATAGTAAAACCGCAGGTGAGAGAGGAGATGAAAAGCAGAATAGATGAATTATTGGAGAAGATAGAAGCTGAGGGGGTGGAAGATGTGGGTGAGTTTATATTCAATGTTCAGCAGCTGATACAGGAGTATTACAAAGAGGCAGAAGAAAAAGGCAAAGAAAAAGGCTATGAAGAAGGCATACAGGAAGGTATACAGAAAGGTATACAGGAAGGTATACAGCGAAAAGAAGAAGAAATTGTTAGAAGGCTTATTCAAAAAGGGTTTGATGATAATTTTATAGCTGAAGCAACTGGAGTTGAGATTGAGAGGATAAAGAAGATAAGAGAAGAATATACGAAATATTCTTAA
- a CDS encoding biotin/lipoyl-containing protein, producing the protein MKYIVTINGKKFEVEVERVSNGNGQVDVSKDSKKVSNNEISKTISGGIKVSAPMPGKILSVNVQEGQKVKKGDVLFILEAMKMENEIMAPEDGMVEKVLVSKGSQVASGDILAILK; encoded by the coding sequence ATGAAGTACATTGTAACAATCAACGGCAAAAAGTTTGAGGTTGAGGTTGAGAGGGTTTCAAATGGAAATGGTCAAGTTGATGTTTCTAAAGATTCAAAAAAAGTTTCAAACAATGAAATTTCAAAAACTATCTCTGGCGGGATAAAAGTTTCTGCTCCGATGCCGGGTAAGATTCTATCTGTCAACGTCCAAGAGGGACAGAAGGTCAAGAAAGGCGATGTGCTTTTCATCTTAGAAGCAATGAAGATGGAAAACGAGATTATGGCGCCAGAAGATGGTATGGTCGAAAAGGTTTTAGTATCAAAAGGTTCACAGGTTGCAAGTGGTGATATACTGGCAATCTTAAAGTAA
- a CDS encoding carbohydrate ABC transporter permease, whose protein sequence is MKNKKKLTGEKIAKIVMNIIIVLALIVILFPFYWLLLTSIRPKSEIFNISSLITLKPHIGNYKMVFTERPFARYILNSFVIGLETTVISIVIASFAAYAIAKTNISPKIKNLVLSLSLAVSMFPQITIVSPIYVMVKNLGLRNSFFGLLIPYTTFSLPLAIWYLTTFYQGVSHEIDEAAKIDGCNTFQIFYKIITPLIAPGIFTAAILIFISAWNEFLFALVINTDDIWRTVSVGIVMFQGRFTIPWDEISAAAIVVMIPLVLMVFVFQQRIVSGLTAGAVKE, encoded by the coding sequence ATGAAAAACAAGAAGAAACTGACAGGCGAAAAGATTGCAAAGATTGTTATGAACATAATAATTGTGCTGGCACTGATTGTAATTTTGTTTCCTTTTTACTGGCTACTTCTTACATCAATAAGACCAAAAAGTGAAATATTCAATATTTCATCCCTGATAACGCTAAAGCCTCATATTGGCAACTACAAGATGGTGTTTACCGAAAGACCATTTGCCAGATACATTTTAAACAGCTTTGTAATTGGTCTTGAGACAACAGTTATATCAATTGTGATTGCCAGCTTTGCAGCATATGCAATTGCAAAAACAAATATCTCACCTAAGATAAAAAACCTTGTTTTGAGTCTTTCATTGGCTGTTTCAATGTTTCCACAAATTACAATTGTATCTCCTATTTACGTTATGGTAAAAAACTTAGGGCTTAGAAACAGCTTTTTTGGGCTTTTGATTCCATACACCACATTTTCACTGCCACTTGCAATCTGGTATCTGACAACATTTTACCAGGGTGTCTCTCATGAAATTGATGAAGCAGCAAAGATTGACGGGTGCAACACATTCCAGATTTTTTATAAAATTATAACGCCTCTCATAGCACCGGGAATATTCACTGCAGCGATTTTAATTTTTATCTCTGCATGGAATGAGTTTTTGTTTGCCCTGGTCATCAACACAGACGATATCTGGAGAACAGTATCTGTTGGAATTGTCATGTTCCAAGGACGATTCACAATTCCTTGGGATGAGATTTCAGCAGCTGCAATTGTGGTAATGATTCCGCTTGTGCTTATGGTATTTGTATTCCAGCAAAGGATTGTGTCGGGTCTTACTGCTGGTGCTGTGAAAGAATAA
- a CDS encoding methyl-accepting chemotaxis protein produces MQVVLTILGAFALSVVFSVLILKIFVDKTLSILHGKNNLNAIEKLFLKPVKDWAASFQGFLSEIFKEIDLAYNKILSVAYDIESSAEKNQQQSNIVLTNSKDIQTSISGLLVGLKLVLQHIESAYENVSSLEEFMTHFKEKNQNIQEDIQKLLAEVSTDLESMVSENTAYTQKMADQITKLKTVFKKVEDFLGTIVKISEQINILALNASIESAKLESVLGENFKTGFHVIADQIRKLSNDTKSTADEIGDFIIEISGIVDGISSLSEKSKDIISRQVEYGKTTFQKLNQVSQLVDYINKKISQASEKLSVQYSIVNDLKHYVTRLENSYIAVDSSTNKILSSVEVSKKIAERLMRLMNRLVDVCREFESVRNDISAKITKRVEIEVNQQRVAEAIETIENEVIPQLVLSWQKELNHKEVIDQSLQKFSNIFEALWTNNPDGTFIYSNPPEGIENAKVREWFTKAMAGHTYVSSAYISAITRNYCITISMPVYDGFGRLLGVIGADIKLSIVKCSQTGL; encoded by the coding sequence ATGCAGGTTGTATTGACTATCTTGGGTGCGTTTGCGCTATCAGTTGTATTTTCTGTTCTGATTTTAAAAATTTTTGTTGACAAAACACTTTCAATTTTGCATGGCAAGAACAACCTCAACGCAATTGAAAAGCTCTTTTTGAAACCTGTGAAAGACTGGGCAGCATCTTTTCAAGGTTTTCTAAGTGAGATATTTAAAGAGATCGACCTTGCGTACAACAAGATTTTATCAGTTGCTTATGACATTGAATCAAGCGCAGAAAAGAACCAGCAGCAATCCAATATTGTGCTAACAAATAGCAAGGACATTCAAACTTCTATATCAGGGCTTCTGGTAGGCTTGAAGCTTGTTCTCCAGCACATTGAAAGCGCATATGAAAATGTCTCAAGCCTTGAAGAATTCATGACTCATTTCAAAGAAAAAAACCAGAATATTCAGGAGGACATTCAAAAACTGCTTGCTGAGGTTTCAACCGATTTGGAAAGTATGGTTTCAGAAAATACAGCATACACCCAGAAAATGGCAGACCAAATAACCAAGCTCAAGACTGTTTTCAAAAAGGTAGAAGATTTTCTTGGCACAATTGTGAAAATTTCAGAGCAGATAAACATCCTTGCACTGAACGCTTCTATTGAGTCTGCAAAACTTGAGAGTGTGCTTGGCGAGAATTTCAAAACAGGCTTTCATGTAATTGCTGACCAAATCCGAAAACTTTCAAATGACACAAAATCAACTGCAGACGAGATTGGAGACTTTATCATCGAGATTTCTGGCATAGTTGATGGAATTTCAAGCCTCAGCGAGAAAAGTAAGGATATTATATCAAGGCAGGTAGAGTATGGCAAGACTACTTTCCAGAAACTAAATCAAGTATCTCAGCTTGTTGACTACATAAACAAGAAGATTTCACAAGCATCAGAAAAACTTTCTGTCCAGTACTCTATTGTGAATGACCTTAAGCACTATGTAACAAGGCTGGAAAATAGCTACATCGCTGTCGATAGTAGCACCAACAAAATTTTAAGTTCTGTAGAGGTAAGTAAAAAAATTGCAGAAAGGCTTATGCGGCTTATGAACAGGCTTGTTGACGTGTGCAGGGAGTTTGAGTCTGTCAGAAATGACATCTCAGCAAAGATCACAAAGAGAGTAGAGATAGAGGTAAACCAGCAGCGTGTTGCAGAGGCTATCGAGACCATTGAAAATGAGGTGATTCCGCAACTTGTTTTAAGCTGGCAGAAGGAGCTCAATCATAAAGAGGTTATAGACCAAAGTCTTCAAAAGTTTTCTAATATATTTGAGGCTCTGTGGACAAACAACCCTGATGGAACGTTCATCTACTCAAATCCGCCGGAGGGCATAGAAAACGCAAAAGTCAGGGAGTGGTTCACAAAGGCAATGGCAGGTCACACATATGTATCTTCTGCTTACATCTCAGCCATCACAAGAAACTACTGCATCACAATTTCTATGCCTGTATATGACGGCTTTGGCAGGCTTTTGGGTGTGATAGGTGCAGATATAAAGCTCTCAATTGTGAAATGTTCACAAACAGGTTTGTAA
- a CDS encoding oxaloacetate decarboxylase subunit alpha has product MKRIYITETVLRDAQQSLIATRMPYEDFEGILEKIDKAGYYSIECWGGATFDSCLRYLNEDPWERLRKIRSKVKNTKLQMLLRGQNLLGYRHYPDDVVRMFVRKSIENGMDIIRIFDALNDLRNIEVAVDETIKAGGHAQGTIVYTISPIHNLEMYVKIGKELESMGVHSICIKDMAGIMSPKEAYELVKALKENVKIPVFLHTHSTTGLGILTYLKAVEAGVDGIDTAISSFSGGTSQPPTETLNYALKQMGYDTNLDSKLLKEINDFFKPVKDKFIKNGILNPFVLSTDTDALIYQIPGGMLSNLIAQLKQQNALDKLDEVLMEVPRVREDLGYPPLVTPMSQMVGTQAAANVLAGERYKVILKEVKAYIRGEYGKPPGKINPELVKEVLGDEKPIEGRFADTLEPVFEKTKEQVKDFARSDEDVLSYILFPQVAEEFLKNRGKKKESRERKIEYTIEGIS; this is encoded by the coding sequence ATGAAAAGAATTTATATTACAGAAACCGTTTTAAGGGATGCCCAGCAGTCACTGATTGCAACAAGAATGCCTTATGAAGATTTTGAAGGAATTTTAGAGAAAATAGATAAGGCGGGGTATTATTCTATTGAGTGCTGGGGCGGTGCAACCTTTGACTCATGTCTTAGGTACTTAAATGAAGACCCTTGGGAGCGCTTGCGAAAGATAAGATCAAAAGTGAAAAACACAAAGCTTCAGATGCTTCTTCGCGGGCAAAACCTTTTGGGGTACAGACACTATCCAGACGATGTTGTGAGGATGTTTGTTCGAAAATCTATTGAAAATGGAATGGATATAATAAGGATATTTGATGCTTTAAATGATCTGCGAAACATTGAAGTTGCAGTTGATGAGACAATCAAAGCAGGCGGTCATGCACAGGGCACAATTGTGTATACCATAAGTCCAATCCATAACCTTGAGATGTACGTAAAAATCGGAAAAGAACTTGAGAGCATGGGCGTTCACTCCATCTGCATAAAAGACATGGCAGGTATCATGAGTCCTAAAGAGGCATACGAGCTTGTAAAGGCTTTAAAAGAAAATGTAAAGATACCGGTTTTCCTTCACACACACTCAACAACTGGGCTTGGGATATTGACATACCTCAAAGCAGTCGAAGCCGGTGTTGATGGAATTGATACAGCAATTTCGAGCTTTTCAGGTGGCACATCTCAGCCGCCAACAGAGACGCTCAACTATGCACTAAAGCAGATGGGGTATGATACAAACTTAGATAGCAAACTTTTAAAAGAGATAAACGACTTTTTCAAGCCTGTAAAAGACAAGTTTATAAAAAACGGAATTTTGAATCCTTTTGTTCTTTCAACAGACACAGATGCACTCATCTACCAGATTCCAGGTGGCATGCTTTCAAACCTCATTGCTCAGCTAAAACAGCAAAATGCTTTGGATAAGCTTGATGAGGTTTTGATGGAGGTACCAAGGGTAAGAGAGGATTTAGGCTATCCGCCGCTTGTCACACCTATGAGCCAGATGGTTGGGACGCAAGCTGCTGCAAATGTGCTTGCCGGTGAGAGATACAAGGTGATTTTGAAAGAGGTAAAGGCATATATAAGAGGAGAGTATGGAAAACCGCCTGGGAAAATAAATCCTGAGCTTGTAAAAGAGGTGCTTGGCGATGAGAAGCCAATTGAAGGAAGGTTTGCAGACACATTAGAGCCCGTTTTCGAAAAGACAAAGGAGCAAGTCAAAGATTTTGCAAGAAGCGATGAGGATGTTTTGTCTTACATTCTCTTCCCTCAGGTTGCTGAAGAGTTTTTGAAAAACAGAGGCAAAAAGAAAGAGTCAAGAGAAAGAAAGATTGAATATACAATAGAAGGAATATCATAA
- a CDS encoding OadG family protein yields the protein MEYSTLGERFILGLEVTVIGMLIVFAVLALLCGIISLLSKVLQRFEKPKKATESELSSLEIDETQEYKPVEKTGFTSGEVNVLDAEDEEVAAILAAVAFDSDIPLSELKIKSIKRLKE from the coding sequence ATGGAATACTCTACCTTAGGCGAAAGATTCATCCTTGGTCTTGAAGTGACAGTTATCGGAATGCTCATTGTCTTTGCTGTGCTTGCGCTTTTGTGCGGAATTATAAGCCTTTTATCAAAGGTTTTGCAGAGGTTCGAAAAGCCAAAGAAGGCTACCGAAAGCGAGCTTTCTTCTCTTGAAATAGACGAGACGCAGGAGTACAAGCCCGTAGAGAAGACAGGTTTTACATCTGGCGAGGTGAATGTATTGGATGCCGAGGACGAAGAGGTTGCAGCAATCTTGGCTGCAGTTGCATTTGATTCTGACATTCCACTTTCTGAACTGAAAATAAAATCAATAAAACGACTAAAAGAATAA
- a CDS encoding sodium ion-translocating decarboxylase subunit beta, with the protein MEFFHMITKAISDILTTSGFAKITLGQAIMLAISCILMYLAIGKKFEPLLLLPIAFGMMLANLPLSFLSSHDKGGLVYYLYQGVKLGIYPPLIFLGVGAMTDFGPLIARPSSLFLGAAAQFGIYFAFMIALLIGFTPQEAASIGIIGGADGPTAIFLTTKLAPHLLGAIAIAAYSYMALIPLIQPPIMRLLTTKEERMVKMDQLREVSKLERIVFPIAVTIIVSLLLPSVAPLIGMLMLGNLFRECGVVERLSDTAQNALINIITIFLGLSVGATATADKFLNPKTLAIIFLGLLAFIFATVGGVVFGKIMYKLSGGKINPLIGSAGVSAVPMAARVSQVVGQKENPSNFLLMHAMGPNVAGVIGSAVAAGVLLTLFK; encoded by the coding sequence ATGGAGTTTTTCCATATGATAACAAAGGCAATATCAGATATTTTAACAACATCTGGTTTTGCCAAAATAACATTGGGTCAGGCAATAATGCTTGCAATATCATGCATTTTGATGTATCTTGCAATTGGTAAAAAGTTTGAACCGCTTCTTTTGCTTCCTATTGCGTTTGGTATGATGCTTGCAAACCTGCCACTTTCGTTTTTATCAAGCCACGACAAGGGCGGACTTGTGTACTATCTTTACCAAGGTGTAAAACTTGGCATTTACCCACCACTCATATTTTTAGGCGTTGGTGCTATGACAGACTTTGGACCGCTGATTGCACGACCAAGCAGTCTTTTTCTTGGCGCGGCTGCCCAGTTTGGAATTTACTTTGCTTTTATGATAGCGCTTCTTATAGGCTTTACACCGCAGGAAGCAGCATCTATTGGCATAATTGGCGGTGCTGATGGTCCAACTGCAATTTTCCTTACCACCAAGCTTGCACCGCACCTTCTTGGTGCAATTGCCATTGCAGCATACTCTTACATGGCTCTGATTCCTCTTATTCAGCCGCCTATCATGAGGCTTTTGACAACAAAAGAAGAGCGCATGGTCAAGATGGACCAGCTACGAGAGGTTTCAAAGCTTGAGAGAATAGTTTTCCCTATTGCGGTTACGATAATTGTATCTCTACTTTTGCCATCTGTTGCACCGCTGATTGGAATGCTCATGCTTGGCAATCTTTTCAGAGAATGTGGAGTTGTTGAAAGGCTTTCGGACACAGCCCAAAATGCTCTGATTAATATCATTACAATCTTTTTGGGACTTTCGGTTGGTGCAACTGCAACAGCCGACAAGTTCCTAAATCCAAAGACGCTTGCAATAATCTTTTTAGGCCTTTTGGCCTTCATATTTGCAACAGTTGGCGGGGTTGTTTTTGGCAAGATTATGTATAAACTCTCAGGTGGTAAGATAAATCCTCTTATTGGTTCTGCAGGAGTTTCAGCTGTTCCAATGGCAGCACGTGTTTCACAGGTTGTAGGACAAAAGGAGAATCCATCAAACTTTCTTTTGATGCATGCAATGGGACCAAACGTTGCAGGGGTTATTGGCTCGGCGGTTGCAGCAGGGGTTCTTTTGACGCTGTTTAAGTAG